A DNA window from Lutra lutra chromosome 8, mLutLut1.2, whole genome shotgun sequence contains the following coding sequences:
- the TNFRSF13C gene encoding tumor necrosis factor receptor superfamily member 13C isoform X1, whose product MGSRRRGARNRRGRDGPAPTQCVQAQCFDPLVRNCVACNLFRTPEPRPASPPSDPSPPPPSLPSAPCPPSPSLPPAAGASSSLAPGTALQPQESVGPGGAAEAEAALPLPALLFGAPALLGLALALVLVGLLGCRWRRRLRAAAPRGTPEPHPGETLDHVTTLPLGPLDATAPVWPPTREDAANTPPAHSVPVPATELGSTELVTTKTAGPEQQ is encoded by the exons ATgggcagcaggaggagaggggccaGGAACAGGAGGGGCAGGGACGGCCCGGCCCCCACACAGTGTGTCCAGGCCCAGTGCTTTGACCCTCTGGTCCGAAACTGCGTGGCCTGCAATCTCTTCCGGACGCCAGAACCGAGACCGG CCTCGCCTCCCTCcgacccttcccctcccccgccgtCTCTTCCCTccgccccctgccctccctctccgtCCCTTCCCCCAGCAGCGGGGGCCAGCAGCAGCCTGGCGCCCGGGACGGCGCTGCAGCCGCAGGAGTCGGTGGGCCCGGGGGGCGCGGCGGAGGCCGAGGCGGCGCTGCCGCTGCCCGCGCTGCTCTTCGGCGCCCCCGCGCTGCTGGGCCTGGCGCTGGCCCTGGTCCTGGTGGGCCTGCTGGGCTgccggtggcggcggcggctgcgcGCGGCGGCTCCCCGAGGGACCCCGGAGCCGCACCCCGGCG AGACCCTGGACCATGTCACCACCCTCCCCCTGGGACCTCTTGATGCCACCGCTCCCGTCTGGCCTCCAACCAGAGAAGACGCAGCCAACACCCCACCTGCCCACAGCGTCCCCGTGCCAGCCACAGAGCTGGGCTCCACTGAGTTGGTGACCACCAAGACAGCCGGCCCTGAGCAGCAGTAG
- the TNFRSF13C gene encoding tumor necrosis factor receptor superfamily member 13C isoform X2: MGSRRRGARNRRGRDGPAPTQCVQAQCFDPLVRNCVACNLFRTPEPRPAAGASSSLAPGTALQPQESVGPGGAAEAEAALPLPALLFGAPALLGLALALVLVGLLGCRWRRRLRAAAPRGTPEPHPGETLDHVTTLPLGPLDATAPVWPPTREDAANTPPAHSVPVPATELGSTELVTTKTAGPEQQ; encoded by the exons ATgggcagcaggaggagaggggccaGGAACAGGAGGGGCAGGGACGGCCCGGCCCCCACACAGTGTGTCCAGGCCCAGTGCTTTGACCCTCTGGTCCGAAACTGCGTGGCCTGCAATCTCTTCCGGACGCCAGAACCGAGACCGG CAGCGGGGGCCAGCAGCAGCCTGGCGCCCGGGACGGCGCTGCAGCCGCAGGAGTCGGTGGGCCCGGGGGGCGCGGCGGAGGCCGAGGCGGCGCTGCCGCTGCCCGCGCTGCTCTTCGGCGCCCCCGCGCTGCTGGGCCTGGCGCTGGCCCTGGTCCTGGTGGGCCTGCTGGGCTgccggtggcggcggcggctgcgcGCGGCGGCTCCCCGAGGGACCCCGGAGCCGCACCCCGGCG AGACCCTGGACCATGTCACCACCCTCCCCCTGGGACCTCTTGATGCCACCGCTCCCGTCTGGCCTCCAACCAGAGAAGACGCAGCCAACACCCCACCTGCCCACAGCGTCCCCGTGCCAGCCACAGAGCTGGGCTCCACTGAGTTGGTGACCACCAAGACAGCCGGCCCTGAGCAGCAGTAG
- the TNFRSF13C gene encoding tumor necrosis factor receptor superfamily member 13C isoform X3 produces the protein MGSRRRGARNRRGRDGPAPTQCVQAQCFDPLVRNCVACNLFRTPEPRPAGASSSLAPGTALQPQESVGPGGAAEAEAALPLPALLFGAPALLGLALALVLVGLLGCRWRRRLRAAAPRGTPEPHPGETLDHVTTLPLGPLDATAPVWPPTREDAANTPPAHSVPVPATELGSTELVTTKTAGPEQQ, from the exons ATgggcagcaggaggagaggggccaGGAACAGGAGGGGCAGGGACGGCCCGGCCCCCACACAGTGTGTCCAGGCCCAGTGCTTTGACCCTCTGGTCCGAAACTGCGTGGCCTGCAATCTCTTCCGGACGCCAGAACCGAGACCGG CGGGGGCCAGCAGCAGCCTGGCGCCCGGGACGGCGCTGCAGCCGCAGGAGTCGGTGGGCCCGGGGGGCGCGGCGGAGGCCGAGGCGGCGCTGCCGCTGCCCGCGCTGCTCTTCGGCGCCCCCGCGCTGCTGGGCCTGGCGCTGGCCCTGGTCCTGGTGGGCCTGCTGGGCTgccggtggcggcggcggctgcgcGCGGCGGCTCCCCGAGGGACCCCGGAGCCGCACCCCGGCG AGACCCTGGACCATGTCACCACCCTCCCCCTGGGACCTCTTGATGCCACCGCTCCCGTCTGGCCTCCAACCAGAGAAGACGCAGCCAACACCCCACCTGCCCACAGCGTCCCCGTGCCAGCCACAGAGCTGGGCTCCACTGAGTTGGTGACCACCAAGACAGCCGGCCCTGAGCAGCAGTAG